In the genome of Dromiciops gliroides isolate mDroGli1 chromosome 1, mDroGli1.pri, whole genome shotgun sequence, the window GCACCAATTACTCCACTCTTTTCTGTATCAAACTGATAATCATTATAGTTTCAAGTAGGGTCAGTCAGTAACCCTGTGTCACCCATGATATAGATCCTAGCTttttaaactatgggtcacaagcccatatggggtcacacaactgaatgtaggggtcacaaaaaatttggcaacagtaaaaggttatatatacctatatactcaggttgtgtaaaaatttcttgggtgaaaaggagtcacaagtggaaaaagtttaagaagccctgatatagaTGATGAGTAGGTTTTGAGGGTAGTGTTgtagttcttgttgttgttgaaggTATCAcagcatagtagaaagagtgctacACTCAGAACTCAGAAGACCTGAATATGAATCCTGCTTATTCCACTCATTAACTATGTTACCACTTCTTATTTCTGGGGGATTGAATGAGAGAACCTCTAAGGGAAGATATTCTACAATTTACCACTAtaaacttctttcttattcaatCCTGAATCCTAAAACTTAGACATGGTTAATGttactatccctattttacaagtCAGTGCCCTaccaactctctaagattaaCTAGTAAATTGCAGAGAACATGTCAGATGTGCATTGGTGAAGGGATTCCTCATTGAGAGTTCCTTACATGTATGAAATCACAGTTTTGGTAaaaatagatatgtagatatagatatagaaatagaaagtaaggattgtgataaaataatgagatttggaagacacccaggggtcccacctgaggattgatttaatattgtttgaattgggtgagactgagaaactaagtacctacttaagggtgattggatggagaccacacctggctggccctgagtaacatgttctcagaggtggtgtactactgacatcagcaagagaccactctcaatcaatcaacttgaaggaccttccctttcagggagggagagaggaactaggaagcagaggtTAGGGCGCTGCCTTGGTCTCTTTTTTCGTTGAGGAACCAGCATGGTGGGAGATGGAGAACAGGAGGAGACTCCTCTTGGTCGTTTGGACatcagcttggtggtgagagactTTAAGTGAGCTTctaggaaaggaagtttgtttgttttttttccctctctggctataccaaatagatccaagctaggattattctatgctataaggaatctattctcaatctctctctctcttcattaacttataatatattttcataaatccttaaaagcctaaactcttgctgaatttatcattaattttagccagcttccccctaGAAAAACGGAGGGGGgaggcagattaggacccacatttagattttaaacaacacaggaTCAAATAAGTGATTTACTCATGGATACATGAGTCAGAAATAGGATTCAAACACAGaacttcctgataccaagtccATTGTGCTATCCAAAACTCCTATCTCACTCAGGTCCAAATGAActatggaaagaaagggaggtgGTATTTGAGCATAAAAACCAAAACTCTTTAAAGTTAATTTCCAAACATTTTTATAAACAACATTCACTAATTGTGGAATCCaacttttcttattattttaatgtgAGCATGAAGTACTCTCTTTGAAGGTTGTATCCCAGTTATTTGATTGTAGGGGGCTTTGGCTGTTTTGACTTGGTAGATATGCCATTTTAAATCCCCACAGTCAGTCCCTTGCTTTTGTTAATAGCCTCTCCTAAGCCATCATCTTCTGGCTTGCCATGGACTCTGAATCGATATAAGCATGTATATTTGGGATGACCCCAATTATTCAGAATTTTCAGTTTCACACATGGTAAGGATTCTGAAACTCCAtcctgaaaacaaagaaaatataaaatcaaattaatattttataggaATGTCCATCTCAAAGAATATGAATGTACTTTATGAGTAATTGGGAATTAAGTTTCTTCATTCCCTTATGCCATAAgtatttttaatcatttcataGATGGAGACAGTGAACTACAGAGAACTGAAAAGATgtttctcactcttttctttttttttttgcagggcaatgagggttaagtgacttgcccagggtcacacagttagtgtcaagtgtctgaggttggatttaaactcaggtcctcctgaatccagagccatgctttatccactacaccacctagctgccccctcactcttttctctctcAGTCATACTGatcaagaagaaaaggaatagaatGCAGAAGGCCAGATTTCTCCCTATAGTTCTCCTTAATAGActttatgcacacacatacaagcatatatatatatatatatatatatatgttcatttttgcctgaattttctaaaaattgcctaattattataatgaaactataacatttttttgttttactattacatttttttggggggtgaggcaattggggttaagtgacttgcctagggtcacacagctagtaagtataaagtgtctgaggctggatttgaactcaggtcctcctgaatccagggtcagtgctctatctactgcaccacctagctgccccatactatcACATTTTTGAAGTCTTATTTACAAGGGTCGATATGACTTCTGCATTTCTTCATTTACTtcctattataattttttttggttagaaTTAAATCCAAACAAATtcctagaaaacaaaacaaaacatattttcatctaATTATCTTTTCCAAGGTCTCTCATTACCTGTAGCTTAAATGTTTGAACAGTGGTCCCCTTTTGGTTatatgtaaaatgacctagaaagATTTCTTCTCCTTCACAATCGTCTTTGAGTCCCTGAAAATGTGAAAGACATGGAGATTAGGGACTGTGTGAAATACTGATTTCACTAAGATGATCAAAATATCTTTGTTCAAGTAGCAACAACTCTCTAACCATTTATTGGGTGGATAGTATTGaattaaatattcaaattaaaagCATTATAATTTGTCAACTACCATGggctaggcattatgctaagtggtATAAGGGattcaaagataaataagacatacTTTCTACTTTTAAGTAGTTTACACTATAGCACAGAAGATAGGTATGCATTCAAAATATAAAACAGCATGTGATAATTGCCTAGGAGAAGTACAGATAATATGAAATAcccaagaaagaagagaacactTACACTTATTCATAGTTCTTGAAACAAGTAAAAAATTGTCAGGACAAAAAGCAACAAGAACATCACTTCTAGTAGTAACAATGACTGTAGCTATTTTCATTAGGcagattatatttttatatggatATCTGAAAGCATTTTGCTTGTGGGAAATAGAGAAAATAGCAAATGAGTTTTAGATCTGTGATAGTATCatgatgttaaaatattttatttctgactTAAATCTCAGGTTACCTCgtcaattttattatttactatgcTTTCCAAAATATAAAACATGTATTCCTACCATAGGGCTCTAGGGATTATACACTACACAAATATATTTCCCAAGTGTACATCCAATCCCTTGttagataaatgaaaatgacAGTGCGTCTTATATACCttcttttatgcttctctctctACTCACTACTTGAAGGCAAAGATtagtttagaagagaaaaaagtggcagaaaagtgtttttattcttattctaaaGTTTAATTTTTGTGCCTAATATAATAATAGAAAAGGAGTAGTATATTGGTTGAATTGATCACATTTGGTAAGAAATATTTTACCATAATAAAGTCATGTGTCCCAATACTTATGATATACATGGTAAAGACAGGCCTGACATAGCACATTTCataaaataacagaattttagatttagaaaggaccttaagcAGCTATCTTTCTAAAAGAATTCTGACTATACAGCCAATAAGTGGTCAGGTCTCAGCTTAAAGATTTCCAATGAGGAAATGGGTCCCTAAGGAAGCCCACTCTACTTCTGGTTGGCTTGAGTTGTTACAGagtttttcctaacatcaagcctaaatttgtctcatTGCAACTTCTATCCATcactctttattttgttttatggaaCCATACAGAACAAATCAAATTCATCTTCCATGTGGCAGCCTTTCAATTATCAATAAGTTATCTTATTCTCCCATGAGTtgtctcttctccaaactaaacatcttcattttcttccacTGCTTGACCATCATGATGACCTTCCTATAGCCATGCTGTAAGCTAGATTGTTCACTATTAGAATATTTTCTTACTCATAATTCCCCACCTCTTTGCTTTTACATATGCTATTCTATATGTGGAATGCTTTTCCTGCCATTATCACCTATAAATTCCCTCCAATATTTAGAGCTcaattcaaataaaaaactattttatcaaGCCTTCCCTAACTTCCTCAATTACTAataaccttttcctttttgaacTTCATATTACTCTTTGCTGCTCTAATATACATTTATGtcttgtattttattatatgtcaTATATTCTCCTCTAGAGAGTAAGTACCATTTGAGCAATGACTTTTCTAGTGTCTAAGTCAGGGCCCTGTGTACTGCatataatcaataaatgtttattaatttgaatttaattgaactgaGGATTCTTTTAAGTAATATGTTCTTCAGTTGTTAAAATATGGTTTGATTAGCTaacagaaatgttaaaaaaaattggaaaactcaTTGTTTGAGTAGATATTTGAATAGAGACATTCATTGgtggtagaattgtgaattggttcaactgTCCTGGCCAACAATTTTGAAATATGCAAGAAAAGGTTATCAaattgttcataacctttgacttgGAGCACCCTTTACAAGAAAGGACTTTAGTAGCAACAGAGAAAGACATATTTCCAAAAATATCTGTAACAGCATTATTGATGATCATGAAAACCTAAAAGCAAAAGACATGCCTAATTGCAGAATGACGGAATATGAATATGAAGGGTATatgaattaaatagaaaatcattATATAATAAGGAATGACAAATGTACAGAATTCAAGAAACATGGGTAAACTTGGGTTAAGTGATGCCAAATGAAGAATCAAAGATCAAAAATACTACAACAGTATAAATAAGATCACATCATGATACAACAAAACTATGGTTAAATATAATGGGAAATGTTGGCATCATACTGCCaaagttaaaatataaaaaagttaaCTTCCCTCCTTTTTGTTGGTAATCATTGATTTAACTTTATATAGAGACTGGACAAAAGGGTTTGTTTTTGAGTACTTGTTGGAAGCATAtgtaatataaaaccaaaatgtataaatacaaaatttaaaatattgaattgaaaaaactgctggaaaaactggaaaacagtatggcagaaactaggtttagaccaacatctcacactgtatcctaaaataacatcaaaatgggtacatgatttacatataaaggatgataccataagcaaattaagagagcatggaatcgtttatctgtcagatttatgggcagaggaagaatttaggacaaaagaagatatagagagcaaaacaaaatgtaaaataggtcattttgattatataaaattaataagtttttgcacaaacaaaactaatgtaatcaagattacaagggaagcagaaaatcaagaaagaattttttaaacaaatatctctgataaaggcttcatttctcaattatatagagaactgagtcaaatttgtaaaaatacaagtcatttcccaactgataaatggtcaaaggatatgaacaggcagttttcagaaaaagaaatcaaatctatccataatgatatgaaaaaatgctctagatcactattgatgagagaaatgcaaattaaaacaactctgaggtatcatctcatacctatcagagtggcaaatataacaaaaatggaaaatattgggtgttagaaggaatgtgggaaaactgggatgctgatccatggttggtggagttgtgaaaagattcaagccattctgtagaacaatttggaactatacccacaGGGTTATAGAaccatgcatgccctttgatccagcaataccactactatgtttctattccaaagacatcccccaaaagagaaaaagaactatctgtacaaaaatacttataacagctcttttcgtggtggctaagaattggaaattaaaggaaggcccatcaattggggaatgactaaacagactgtggtataagatggtgatagaatattattgtgttataagaaatgacaagcaggatgacttcagaaaggcctggaaagacatgtatgaaatgatgtatagtgaagggagcagaaccaagagaacattgtacacagagacagcaatattatttgatgaagaactgtgaatgagttaactattctaagcaatataatgatctaagacaatcccaaaggactaatgatgaaacatactatctacctccaaagaaaaaaactgatattgattgaacacagactaaatcatgctattttttttggtgaggcaattggggttaagtgacttgcccagggtcacacagctagtaagtatcaagtgtctgaggccggatttgaactcaggtactcctgattccagggctggggctctatccactgtaccacctagctgccccaaagcatgctattttttactttcgttttttcttttattcatgttttcttgtgcaaaatgactaatatggtaatgttttatataattgtatatgtataacccacatctgattgcttaccacttcagggaggagagaggggagggagggaaggagggatgaaatttggaattcaaaactataaataaaaatgtttattattaaaaaagaagtaaaaaattatGCACTGTTATCTCAGaaaaatattgatttgatttACTAAATCAATTTGTATTCAGTGTCTCAGGAATTGTGACAATGACTTAAAGTACCTCTACATAGTGTAGTATTTACAGGCCCAATGtacatttcatcactttttttagcactttgaattttaaatgtagaaaaataCTTACATAAACAGAAAAGTCCTTGGGAGCACTGTGGGTATTTCCTGAGGGAGAAATCTTCTCTGAGATGTGCTCCATGGTAACTGCTGTTGGTTTGATCTTCCTGGCAAGTCTGATGACAGTATGACCCTTAGAACCTGGAAATGCCCAGCACTTCCCAGGATGGACATCAGGCTAAAAACAATAAAGTTAATATCCTCTTTGAGTGCTTTCTAATACAGTGGTCAATCAGTAAGTGTGAGCGAGCACCCATCAAATGCCTGAGACAAGGCTAGATACTATGAGATATactaaagaaatggaagaagagatCCCTGTTGTCAGGAGTTTACATGCTAGTGAGGGTGACATaattaatataaatgaaatataagcGATAATTAAATAATGAACTGTGTTTTAAATGCTGTAGGAGTTTAGGGAATACAGAAATCAAAATATagtaggaaaggcttcatggaggaagtaagACATGAAGCTGACCTTTCAAGGTGAATAGTGAAGGGATTAGAGTAAAGTAATGCAATCATGGGGGTGACAAATTTAGTTCGTATGATGAAATACCAGGTCTGATATCTAAGGAGGGCTAAAGACCTTCAATCagatagttgttgttgtttgtccttcaagggtgatgtcttgacttgtgcatgaattggatttaaggaggcagagatggcagtgtcagcctctctcctccagggtcactgaagtccagtgctaagacaaaagtcaagatgcctggtgatggcctgggacaCAGTGGATGATTTTGACCTTTCTCAATTAAAGccttccccaggcctcagtttttctgaggcaatgcccattcaataactaaagctaggtaagaattgGGATTAAAAAAATGGCCTAACttaccatcacaaaaatatcaATTTTGGAGGGGAATTATTTtcatatcttggataccaaaacCTTATCCCATTCTACTGCTttaattctttgggggggggggggcagggcaataagggtgacttgcccagtcacacagctagtaagtgtcaagtgtctgaggccaaatttgaattcaggtcctactgaatccagggctggtgctttatccactgcaacacctagctgctctaagacttattttatctattttttgggggggtgcaatgagagttaagtgacttgttcaaggttacacagctagtgtcaagtatctgaggccaaatttgaactcaggtcctcctgaatccaagcctggtgctttatccactgtgccacctagctgccccttgactgcTTTAATTCTTAACCCagttatattaattttgtttgtgagTGGGAAAGCAAATTAACTGGAGAGGAATAGAATGTCTTCCTTATTacagtgagggtccagttgagattATATCATGTGAATTTGTAGTGTACCAAATCAATGCAATAATCTTCTGTTCAGAAGCAGACAAAAAGCAATGAAGCAAGTGGATGGTAGGGGCAATGTTGGGGTTTGGCAAGGCATAGAAAATGATAAGTCAAGTGGCAAGAgattcaagaatgaagaacagtgTAAAGGTGAGTTGGTTCACCAAGAGGTCAAGTCAGTTAGGGAAACAGGAATATAACCAATGCaaggtgatggcctgggaaagaactgaggcatGAAGGGAATGGAGATCATTGAGGATGAAAAACTGTATGATGCAAGTATGCAAACAAACTGATAAGGTAAAAATATTGGTGTAATGAATATAATACCAACTTCATCAACCTCTTTCACAAAGACTATAGACAGAAATACCGTTTGTTTAAGACGTACAGGGACCTGGCATTAACAGTTTAAATGTCAATTTATGAGGAACCTGTAAGGACAATTGGGAATTAAATAAACTACTGTTTAAATTGAGCTTGATCCAGTATTGGGGTTGTTGGGGGGTTTTTAATGGAAAAGAGAATTTAATTGAATCCTAAGAGAACTGAATGTTGAAACTTTCTAGAAATGCGAATAAGTCAGTGGCTGGGGCAGGTTAGAAAAGTGGTGCCTGTAGAATGATCTAATCTGTAAGATCCTttcaaattctaaattctattacCCAATGAACTGTGAAAAGGTAGGGGGATTATATTAGTTCTCTGGAAAAGGAATGAGTAGAGTCTCTCCTCTTAATCAGCTTTGAGGGCTGGGGATTCCATaatcaggaaaatgaggaagaagatcTATTTCATTTTGTGGTTTTACCTGAAGAATAACATCAGGAGGCATTTCATAACTTAAGAATCCTATCCCGCGCCAATATAGCTTTGCTTTATCATTTTTGTAATTCTCAGATGTTCCTGTTTCAATAATGGAGGCACCTGAAATTAGACAataaagagatagaaacagaaagagattagtatgattctaaaaataaaagggaaaaggttaATAGAAAAATGAGGTAGTATAGAAGTTTGTTCTCAGAAGATTGCACATTTTAGTGGGAGATTTATCATCAGCTTTGGTGAAAGGAGTATTCATACCCCTGTGAGATCAcagctttttaaaattactatatgAAAAAGTCTTAATTCCATCTAATTTATCTTTTATTGCCTATAGCAAGTAATGATAGCTCTCTCTCTCCAATTCTACAGtttgaaaaatgagataataactaaaATGGAATTGTGCCTATTAGTAACTGTTTGGCTGATGAAAAATTCCTTGGTTATAACTGCTAACAAGGGATAGTTCCAATTATCAAGATTCTTGAAATCTTGCAATTCATGAAATAAAGGACAAGCTATCTCAAGATcaggaaaaagtaaaaaacacCACCACTAAAAAGCACTGCAAGAataatttttatatcactttactGAAGATGGTATCTTTCATTTGAATATCtgaaaacacttttaaaagtAGCTAACTGacaaaagaaaattgaagaaaaaataagtgaTTTTCTTAAGATCTATGTTAAGATCAGAGCAGGACATTGGAAAAGTTTTCTACCCAAGCTAAGTTTCAGGTTGTTAAACCTCATTTTATGCCTTTGCTTTCTAAAATTTAACAAAAGTTCATATATTGAAGTTTTAGAGATGTACAAGTTTACTTCTGTAGTATAGATCCATCCCTTTGTCAACTGACTGAAATAGTGGTGCTATAAGCTATGAACCTTCTGTTTTCAGTTTCCTAAAGGAACAGTAATTGGGATCACTTTCACTGGAAGGTACTTAGAGCATAGCTCATAAATTTTATGttatatttccttatatataatcAGCACTCAAAATGTtgaattaaaaatgtatttacctTCAAAAATTGACATTTAACAAAAAATATGACCAACTTTAGTAGCAATAATCTTTACATTACAGAAGATTCTAACCTTCATTTCTGTTGAACCTCACTCATCCAAACtggtcaaaggaaggaaaaatacacacacacacacacacacacacacacacacacacacacacacacacacacacactacaattGGATACAGACATTCATTTTACTCAACagggaaatgggagagaaaaggaagaaggggaaaagagagagaaaagagagggaattaGGAGAGTTTATTAAAGGAGGGAAagttctaagcaaaacaaactattaagtatatataaaaatatttatatagctctttatgaGGTGGTAAATAATGGGAATCTGAAATAGCACCTATAacttggggaatggatgaacaaggcATAGtctataaatgtgatggaatattattctgctaaATTCTTATCAGCTTAAAGGCAGGATTataaaggactaaagatgaaacatgctaccttaCCTTGATAGAGATGTGAAAGGCTCAGAATGGAGAATGAGACCATTTTTTTGGCCATAAACAACGTGGAAATtggttttgatttacattttataataggttttatttttcttgtgttctcaacTGGTAGTGGTAGGGAGCTTGAGGGGACAGTGAGGAGGATCTACCTAGttctttcaaagagaaaaaagctaCTACCCTTTCTGTCTTCTACCATGTTCATACTCATTCTTATGTTCCCTCTTAAACTGCCAGGTAGAGTCATGTTTTTACTTAGTAAGAAGTATAAAGAATGGAAACATTGAAGTACTATGTACAGATATAGAAACATATACAAATTTGCAGCCAATTCTCTTGTCATGAGTGTTATTTACTCAGTATATAACTCACCTGCAGATTTGAGGGCATAGTCAGCCATCTTGATTTGATCCTCCTTTATCCTTTTAAGGATATAATTCACCAAGGTCATTATTTCCTGTGAGGAAATGAATGATTTATAGTTAATATACAGAGCTACTTGTATTATATCACAATGAAGTACTGTATCACAATGAAATTTATCACCCTGATGTGGTAGGGTTCAGAACAATGTTTAGggtttaaatgtttattagaatCAAACTTCTTTTAtacttttgtatttaaaaaatttggTGTTTCAGTGTCTTCCAGATTGCTCTCTGTTTAGCAGTAATTTTCTAGGACTGAGAATACTATTTTCTAATACCATTACTATCAATAAAAGCATTGTGATACAGTCAAAAGAGTACtcaacttgaagtcagaagaccatgATTTGAGTACTGGCTCTGGCTCTGCCCTTACTAAGCTTATGAGGCCGTACAGCCTCACCTCTCtgggaatcagtttcctcatctataaaataagtataagaaCACTTGTTTTACCTGCCTTATGGGATTACAATGAGAACTCTGCAAATTTCTAATGTACCATATTGTATGtaagctattatcatcattatattattaatactaatagtaatcatttattaatgttAAGTAAGATTATTATGAAATAATATTATCTTAATAACACTTatggttttaaaataaatttatatttatatcttcatAACTCTCATATTGTCATGCCTTGAATATTTTTAGTTAGCAAAACGAAAGAAAATAACAGTTTATTAACAGGGTGCTAGTGGCTTGCCTCAATGTATGCCAAAAATCCAACATGAAGACTTAactcattttttatattattagaaCACAGAACAACGGGCTAGGTGACATCATGTGGTTGAGGACAACATGACTGGTTACATAGCTGAGGCAAGGGAAACAATATAATTGATCTGAAGTTAGGAATCATGGGGCTAGCAAtaaccccctccctccctcatatGACTAAGTATTCATTATTTGATTCCACCTATAATGTTAAAAGAGAGTGGACCAGACTTCTTTGGATAAGCAAACAAGATATCCTTGAAGGATAGATTGGTGGTGTAAGATACAAGACTAGACTCTCTGGTGTCTACCTGCATCCGTCATAACAGATTTCCTTAATTCAAAAATAGAACAGTGATTAGCCAGAGAACTGGGTTTTCAAACTTAACTCCTTACACACCAGTTGAATTTCTGAGCTAAGTTTAGAAGCAAAGAATCATGACTTAGGtagttacaggacaaaatcaatttcagagtgaaataaaatataaaatcaatgcTTGTTTTTTTCGATGGAAAAAGCAATATACTAGAAGTCAGGGACCTTAGATTATACAGCCAGTAGTTACCCAAGTCACTTTGAAGAAACCTCTggatctctatttcctcatctgtaaaatcgagGGGCTTTCTGATAACCCTTTCCACCTCTGAAATTCTACGATTCTGACAAAACCTTGAATTTTTTTGTTACAAGATGGGAGTTAGGAAGAGAAGGTAGTggcttctttcattttcatttggctATCATTGTTTAATTGTTTGCATGCGGCATGAAAACAGGTCTAGACTCTAATGATGAGCCTACACAAGCATTTCCATTTGTCTGAATGACTAAATTACTGGTTCATTCAACTCTGGTTCCATAGGTTCTAATCTAGAAGCCAAATAGTCTATCATTCATCTTCTCTGCTCAGTGACCCATCcagtattgtttttaaaaagatgaactaTCTAGTATATCTCTCAAACCTTGATTTGCTTACAgaactgattatttttttaaatattaccaAGAAAATTGTCTATATCATTCTTTTCTTGAACCTTGCATAAATACtgagataaatgtaaattacATCTT includes:
- the SUN3 gene encoding SUN domain-containing protein 3, whose product is MERVRGYLDQRYCSWKTILSMMFLLTFLFIGLYYSENLKSSELPNIPRQLYELFADYGSKFYNYQARIRMAKSKMELLRKGKYYLEKNSREILSLTKQIEIMKAVLNDLKNKLDNYIVNIYEDPFGTQDDSDIPDEEIMTLVNYILKRIKEDQIKMADYALKSAGASIIETGTSENYKNDKAKLYWRGIGFLSYEMPPDVILQPDVHPGKCWAFPGSKGHTVIRLARKIKPTAVTMEHISEKISPSGNTHSAPKDFSVYGLKDDCEGEEIFLGHFTYNQKGTTVQTFKLQDGVSESLPCVKLKILNNWGHPKYTCLYRFRVHGKPEDDGLGEAINKSKGLTSHNLARQKLDRLAQAQWHRFGVKGREASGLQCRLGNRRNPELGARFRCGKPSRSGKGPAAV